The genomic segment AGTTGCGACCTGCTTCCCTTATGAGCGTTGATGCACACACCGATCTGATGCATGACTTTCTGGATCACGGCTCATGGCTGGCGTACGCGCTTGAGAACAGGTTTGTAAAGAGGGCCGTTGTTATGGCTCCGGTCCTTATGATACCCAGTACGGAGCGAACCCAGCTCTGGACGCGGCGGGTCAAGATATTCCCTGCCCTTTTGAGGAGCCGGAAGGTTCGGGGGAAGTGGAGGGCCTATCAGAACCTCCAGACCAACGATCTCCTGGAGGTGATAGATGAGGCTCGTAAGTACCTGGGGGAGGAGATATACCTGACCGTGGACCTCGACGTTCTCCTTCCGGAGTATAGGATAGCGCGCTTTCAGCACGGTGAATTGACCCTCGATGAGCTCCTTGAGGTTCTTGAGGAGATAAAAAGGAGTTTCAAGATAACTGCATTTGACATAGCGGAGGTCTCCGATAGGATAGAGCGTTCCCGCCTTGGTAAGAAGGCTTTCGTTGAAGTGTTCCAGCTTTTGATGGGGTGATGCGTATGAAGGGGCCGACTGAGGAGGAGATCAGAAATGTCATAATGCCCCTCATGTTATCCGGGGCGAGGATGCTGGACAGACACTGTCCCCGGTGCGGTTCTCCTCTGTTTGAAAAGGACGGCCGTGTGTTCTGTCCGGTGTGCGAGCATCGGGGTAGGGAGAGGGAGGGTGGAACCCGGGACGTGGAGGAGCGTCTTATGGAGAAGCTTGTCGAGCTGGCCAATTCGATGCCCGAGGAGATTGACTCGCTCAGGAAACACTTAAGTGTGATGGGGGAGATAATGGAATTGATTAAGAAATACCGCAGTTTGGAGGGAGAGGAATGAAGAACGTCAAGGTGTTGAAGGTTCTTGAGAGCGGTCCGAAGACTATCGAAGAAGTCAGTGAGGAGACCGGAATCCCGGGGATGGAAGTGCGGCGGTATTTGCTTCGGTTCGCGGAGCAGGGTAAGGTGGAGAGCTATCAGAAGGCTGGAAAGCTCTTCTGGAAGCTCCGTGAGGAGGACGAGACCGAAAAAGAGTTCAAGTACGTTGGCTGATCTTTTTTAAATTTTGCCGGTTGAGTCCTCGTTTGAGGTGTCTGAGGGTAGAACCTATTGAGGGCTCTAAAGGTGTTAAAAGAACAAAGGAGGACAAAAGGGTTCAGGCCTTCTTGGCCTTTTCCCAGTACTCGTTGAACTTGCCCTCAAACAGGGTCTTGATGCGGAAGTCCTTAATCCATATCTGGGTCTCGTAGTTGAAGTACCTTGCCGCCATGTCCTCAAGGGCGAAGAACACTTCTTCATCGCAGATGAGCATTGGGAGATCGAGTTTGTCGATGACCTTGAGCTCGAGTTTGCCCTTCTTGTAGTAGTCAAGTATCTTGGAGGTCTTCAGTCTCTGGAGTATGGGTTCGGTAACCAGGACTTTGGCCTTGGCGCCCCTGTCAACGGCTTTTATTAGGTCGCTTTCGAGGTTGACTGCTATGTAGCCGTCGTCGGCTAGGAGAACCTGCTCTTTAACGTCTTCGAACATTTCCTTGGTCTTGAGTGTGGCGTTTCTTATGCCCTTGACTATCCAGACGCGCTCGACGCCGTACTTTGGTATCTCGGTCTCTATCAGGGGGTTCATGAGTTCGAGGAGCTCTTCTTTCGCCTTTTTCTTGGCTTCGAGTTCGTCGGCGATGCGCTCCTGCCAGTCCTGTATGAACTTGTCGAGGATGTTCTCTGGGTGGACCGGTCTGTACTTGTTGACCTTTCCGGGCTGGCTTATGGCGAATCCTTTCTTCTCAAGGCTCCTGAGGACGTCGTAGGTCCTCGGTGCTGGAACTTCGGAAACGCTTGCCAGCTCGGCGGGAGTTAAAACGCCAAAGCCGACCAGTGCCACGTACGCTCTTGCCTCGTAGAGGTTCAACTCAAAGTGCTCCTGAAGGAGCTCCACCATTCTGTCCTTCACCATTTTTACCACCACCATGTTTTCTAATCCATGTTATGGGATTTATAGGATATAAGTTTTTTCCTATCAATCTTCAGTTTTACCTAAACACACCATCGCCAAAGAGTGTGACTTCAGCGGATGTTAGGAATATTGCATCTCCATGCACTGCTCTTACTACCTGGGGGTTTTAAAAGTTTTGGTGTTCCAGAATATCAAACCTACCGCGGACCCAATAAACACATGAACTAGAATAAAAATAATGATAATTTAACGTAATGTTACATATTTGAGTTAGTATACTCTTTCAGTTCGGAGTACAACCTCTGAAGTACCTTCTGGTAATCTTCCTGTTCCTCTTCTATGAGGTCCATGAGCTCTTCAAGCTCCCTCGTCTTTTCCTCGTTTACCAGATCCCGGTATTTCTGCATTAGGTAGTGGTACACTTTCATTCCCTGTTCCGTTGGCAGGAGCTTCTTTCTTCCGCGGG from the Thermococcus sp. genome contains:
- a CDS encoding arginase family protein produces the protein MVTFIPFGERPNREGVLYVLKLLQKNKLLDDYVIVESSRVELLSDRVPQDTAYIVGEHLATYGIAEKLRPASLMSVDAHTDLMHDFLDHGSWLAYALENRFVKRAVVMAPVLMIPSTERTQLWTRRVKIFPALLRSRKVRGKWRAYQNLQTNDLLEVIDEARKYLGEEIYLTVDLDVLLPEYRIARFQHGELTLDELLEVLEEIKRSFKITAFDIAEVSDRIERSRLGKKAFVEVFQLLMG
- a CDS encoding Sjogren's syndrome/scleroderma autoantigen 1 family protein; amino-acid sequence: MKGPTEEEIRNVIMPLMLSGARMLDRHCPRCGSPLFEKDGRVFCPVCEHRGREREGGTRDVEERLMEKLVELANSMPEEIDSLRKHLSVMGEIMELIKKYRSLEGEE
- a CDS encoding ArsR family transcriptional regulator — protein: MKNVKVLKVLESGPKTIEEVSEETGIPGMEVRRYLLRFAEQGKVESYQKAGKLFWKLREEDETEKEFKYVG
- the trmBL2 gene encoding HTH-type transcriptional regulator TrmBL2, with translation MVKDRMVELLQEHFELNLYEARAYVALVGFGVLTPAELASVSEVPAPRTYDVLRSLEKKGFAISQPGKVNKYRPVHPENILDKFIQDWQERIADELEAKKKAKEELLELMNPLIETEIPKYGVERVWIVKGIRNATLKTKEMFEDVKEQVLLADDGYIAVNLESDLIKAVDRGAKAKVLVTEPILQRLKTSKILDYYKKGKLELKVIDKLDLPMLICDEEVFFALEDMAARYFNYETQIWIKDFRIKTLFEGKFNEYWEKAKKA